Within the Thermovenabulum gondwanense genome, the region TTTGATACGAGCATCTCAAGAGCGCTTATTATTTTTACCCGGGTATGGGCGGGTTCTATTACATCATCTACATATCCTCTTTTTGCTGCTTGATAGGGGTTGGCAAATTTATCCCTGTATTCTTCTATTTTTTGTTTTCTTGTTTCTACCGGGTTTGAGGATTCTTCAATGTCTTTTCTGAATATTATGTTTGCTGCGCCTTCCGGACCCATTACCGCAATTTCAGCAGTGGGCCATGCAAATACTTGATCCGCACCTAAATGTCTCGAACACATGGCTATATATGCTCCACCGTAAGCCTTCCTTACGATTACGGTTATCTTTGGAACGGTAGCTTCGCTGTAGGCATATAATAGTTTTGCTCCGTGCCTTATTATCCCTCCGTGTTCCTGGGCTACTCCCGGTAAATATCCGGGGGTATCGGTAAAGGTTATAATGGGGATGTTAAAAGCATCGCAGAACCTTACGAATCTCGCCGCTTTGTCGGAGGCATTTATATCAAGACATCCTGCAAGCACTTTTGGCTGGTTAGCCAGTATTCCCACACTCCTGCCGTTTATCCTTGCAAAACCCGTTATCATATTCTGAGCGTAATAGGGTTGAACTTCAAAGAAATCCCCTTCATCCACGATTATTTTTATTACTTCTTTCATATCGTAAGGTTTGTTGGGGTCAACGGGTACTACATTGTTTAACTCGGGCAGTATTTTTATGCCTTCCGCATTGCTTTCTTTTAGCGGTGGGTCTTCTAAGTTGTTCGACGGGAGATAAGATAAAAGTTTTCTTATCTGTTCAAAACATTCTTCTTCGCTATTGGCCATGAAATGGGCTACGCCGCTTTTTGTGTTATGGGCTAATGCTCCACCTAAATCTTCGGGGCTTACATCTTCTCCGGTTACCGCTTTTATTACCTGAGGACCGGTGA harbors:
- a CDS encoding acyl-CoA carboxylase subunit beta — protein: METFEQKLEILRQKRKEVELGGGDKKIQKQHESGKLTARERIEKLLDKGSFVEIDAFVEHRCIDFDMADTKAPGEGVVTGYGTIDGRLVFVFAQDFTVIGGSLGEMHAAKIVKIMDMAMKMGAPVIGLNDSGGARIQEGVDALKGYGEIFYRNTIASGVIPQISVILGPCAGGAVYSPALTDFIFMVNEMSKMFITGPQVIKAVTGEDVSPEDLGGALAHNTKSGVAHFMANSEEECFEQIRKLLSYLPSNNLEDPPLKESNAEGIKILPELNNVVPVDPNKPYDMKEVIKIIVDEGDFFEVQPYYAQNMITGFARINGRSVGILANQPKVLAGCLDINASDKAARFVRFCDAFNIPIITFTDTPGYLPGVAQEHGGIIRHGAKLLYAYSEATVPKITVIVRKAYGGAYIAMCSRHLGADQVFAWPTAEIAVMGPEGAANIIFRKDIEESSNPVETRKQKIEEYRDKFANPYQAAKRGYVDDVIEPAHTRVKIISALEMLVSKRETRPDKKHGNMPV